The following proteins are encoded in a genomic region of Corylus avellana chromosome ca4, CavTom2PMs-1.0:
- the LOC132178199 gene encoding uncharacterized protein LOC132178199, which produces MLKKEEIKQTANFSHSEVPPEQQDEERAPPPPSSPPSRPPPPLPTPQPGIQYIPDPYDESYPPRYNNNDPWSNNSECDQYPHTTSYRPVQSNWSYDHEEVAQQMLNNHFGGAPAYYHNPPLPPPGVSPSYYYSSHPSHHHAHSHSYGAPNYAQQWAESIFGPPLLLPDTLVCFRSQEKERKSKIRDATEVKVIEPSNAATEVEEKEIHVDTEEKRDEQLDYIDNDDDETPPQHQLPQPCNEATVLQQDTSAEAYEVSYSIYPASCSSWPDDPPPAYYNSSMSENPPYYPYDARCYPNHQSDSSADDLAHRLADWLFGVRFYYH; this is translated from the exons ATGCTTAAAAAAGAGGAAATCAAACAGACAGCAAACTTTTCCCATAGTGAAGTACCACCTGAGCAGCAAGACGAAGAAAGGGCACCGCCACCGCCATCATCACCGCCATCGCGCCCACCGCCACCGCTCCCAACGCCTCAGCCAGGCATTCAATACATTCCCGATCCCTATGATGAATCGTATCCTCCAAGGTATAATAACAATGATCCATGGAGCAACAACAGTGAGTGTGATCAATATCCTCATACTACTAGTTATCGTCCGGTTCAGAGTAATTGGAGTTATGATCATGAAGAGGTTGCACAACAAATGCTTAACAATCATTTTGGTGGTGCGCCTGCTTATTATCAcaatcctcctcttcctcctcccgGCGTAAGCCCATCTTATTACTATTCTTCTCATCCTAGTCATCATCATGCTCACAGTCACAGCTATGGTGCTCCCAATTATGCACAACAATGGGCTGAAAGCATATTTGGCCCGCCT CTTCTTCTTCCAGACACCCTCGTATGCTTTAGAagtcaagaaaaagaaagaaagtcaaAAATCAGAGACGCCACCGAAGTCAAAGTAATCGAGCCTAGCAATGCTGCTACTGAAgtagaagaaaaggaaattcaCGTGGATACCGAGGAGAAACGTGATGAGCAGCTAGACTATATCGACAATGACGACGATGAAACGCCGCCGCAGCATCAACTGCCTCAACCCTGTAATGAAGCCACGGTTCTTCAACAAGACACGTCGGCTGAGGCGTATGAAGTTTCATATTCAATCTATCCAGCAAGCTGTAGCTCATGGCCTGACGATCCGCCGCCCGCATATTACAATTCTTCCATGAGCGAAAACCCGCCTTACTATCCGTACGATGCGCGTTGCTATCCTAATCATCAAAGTGATAGCTCCGCTGACGATTTGGCACACCGACTTGCTGATTGGCTTTTTGGCGTTCGATTTTATTATCATTAG